aTTATCTTTGTGGTTTTGAGTCAACTCCGGCGGCTCGCCTGAGTCAAGTCACCGGCCATGAAGCTTTGCATGCACGGTTTAGTGACACCATCGCTGCCAATGCGGTTGTTGGTGGATGGctgggtcgtcgtcgtcgtcgccgccgtctagAATGGCTTGCCCCAGTACATGAGGATGTCCTGGAGGAGCgggtcgctgccgccgccgatgccgccgAAGCCGGAGCCGGCGGGGTCGAGGATGGATGCGGCCGGGTTGACGGGGCCGACGGTGGCGAAGGTGCGCTCCCACTCGCTGATCTTGGGCTGGCTCTGCACCTCGCACGCGAACTCCGGCGACAGCACCTGCTCCGAGCAGCTCGAGTCGGCGTGAAGCCGCGGCATCGAGTCCGACGGCCGGTCGTAGTACGCCGCGAGGTCCGGGAAGGCAGGGCCCGGcactccgccgcccgccccgacCACCGGCTTCTGCTCCGGCGGGGAGCTCACCGCCGAGCTAACGCCCACCATCGGCTTCCTCTCTATGGCGccgctcgccatcgccgccgccgcggacggCGGCTTCTCCAGCCCGCCCTTTTTGTTGTAAATCCGGCACAGCACCCAGTCATCCAGCTGCaccaacacacacaaaaaaaaaattagcaacaCAGATTCCAGAAACAAACAATTACTCGAACAAAGTACAACTACAC
This is a stretch of genomic DNA from Oryza brachyantha chromosome 1, ObraRS2, whole genome shotgun sequence. It encodes these proteins:
- the LOC102699636 gene encoding NAC domain-containing protein 48; this encodes MSGGQDLQLPPGFRFHPTDEELVMHYLCRRCAGLPIAVPIIAEIDLYKFDPWQLPRMALYGEKEWYFFSPRDRKYPNGSRPNRAAGSGYWKATGADKPVGSPKPVAIKKALVFYAGKAPKGEKTNWIMHEYRLADVDRSARKKNSLRLDDWVLCRIYNKKGGLEKPPSAAAAMASGAIERKPMVGVSSAVSSPPEQKPVVGAGGGVPGPAFPDLAAYYDRPSDSMPRLHADSSCSEQVLSPEFACEVQSQPKISEWERTFATVGPVNPAASILDPAGSGFGGIGGGSDPLLQDILMYWGKPF